One Oharaeibacter diazotrophicus DNA segment encodes these proteins:
- a CDS encoding TIGR00645 family protein, producing MKSVEQLIERLLLASRWTLVVFLGGLGVALAIYAIAFVGKLWKVAVNVLVYAEDDMILAMLGLIDAALVASLIVMVMISSYENFVGRLDEHDVELSFIGKLDSGSLKIKVASSIVAISSIHLLQVFLNVEHYTDNQLLWSTVMHLAFVVSALLLGFLDKLTAKAKV from the coding sequence TTGAAGTCGGTGGAACAGCTGATCGAACGCCTGCTCCTCGCGAGCCGCTGGACCCTGGTGGTGTTCCTCGGCGGCCTCGGCGTCGCACTGGCGATCTACGCGATCGCCTTCGTCGGCAAGCTCTGGAAGGTCGCGGTCAACGTCCTGGTCTACGCCGAGGACGACATGATCCTCGCCATGCTCGGCCTGATCGACGCGGCACTGGTGGCGAGCCTGATCGTGATGGTGATGATCTCGTCCTACGAGAATTTCGTCGGCCGGCTCGACGAGCACGACGTCGAACTCTCGTTCATCGGCAAGCTCGACAGCGGCAGCCTGAAGATCAAGGTGGCCTCCTCGATCGTGGCGATCTCGTCGATCCACCTGCTGCAGGTCTTCCTCAACGTCGAGCACTACACCGACAATCAACTGCTGTGGTCGACGGTCATGCACCTCGCCTTCGTCGTCAGCGCTCTCCTGCTCGGCTTCCTCGACAAGCTCACGGCCAAGGCCAAGGTCTGA
- a CDS encoding alpha/beta fold hydrolase, producing MSTRIVEWAALDGTRLAATVHEPDTTGDRADLPVLCLPGLTRNGRDFAVLAAALAGDPVRPRRVIAMDFRGRGLSGWADPATYRPDVEATDVIAGLDALGIAKAAVVGTSRGGIVTMVLAAAAGERIGPVVLNDIGPVIERAGLVAIRERMHLMLDARPASDWAEAVEELRATMGRAFTTLSDDDWMAVAEQLMRPDETGRPVLDYDPRLFDAFADFDPAVGIAPFWPAYEALDGRPLLVIRGENSDLLSEETVDEMLARLPHTDIWTVPGEGHAPLLRDGPTIAAIRAFLDGATVAAPPAHAVTP from the coding sequence TTGTCGACACGCATCGTCGAATGGGCCGCGCTGGACGGCACGCGCCTCGCCGCCACCGTCCACGAGCCGGACACCACCGGCGATCGCGCCGACCTGCCCGTGCTCTGCCTGCCGGGTCTGACCCGCAACGGCCGCGACTTCGCCGTGCTCGCCGCCGCGCTCGCCGGCGATCCCGTCCGGCCGCGCCGGGTGATCGCGATGGACTTCCGCGGTCGCGGCCTGTCCGGCTGGGCCGACCCCGCCACCTACCGCCCCGACGTCGAGGCAACCGACGTCATCGCCGGGCTCGACGCGCTCGGGATCGCGAAGGCGGCCGTGGTCGGCACGTCGCGCGGCGGCATCGTGACCATGGTGCTCGCCGCCGCGGCCGGCGAGCGGATCGGCCCGGTGGTGCTCAACGACATCGGCCCGGTGATCGAGCGCGCCGGCCTCGTCGCCATCCGCGAGCGGATGCACCTGATGCTCGACGCCCGCCCGGCGAGCGACTGGGCCGAGGCGGTGGAGGAGCTGCGCGCCACCATGGGCCGCGCCTTCACCACGCTCTCGGACGACGACTGGATGGCGGTGGCGGAGCAGCTGATGCGCCCCGACGAGACCGGCCGGCCCGTCCTCGACTACGACCCCCGCCTGTTCGACGCCTTCGCCGACTTCGATCCCGCGGTCGGAATCGCGCCGTTCTGGCCCGCCTACGAGGCGCTCGACGGCCGGCCGCTGCTGGTGATCCGCGGCGAGAACTCCGATCTCCTCTCCGAGGAGACCGTCGACGAGATGCTGGCGCGGCTGCCGCACACCGACATCTGGACCGTGCCCGGCGAAGGCCACGCCCCGCTGCTGCGCGACGGCCCGACCATCGCCGCCATCCGCGCATTCCTCGACGGGGCGACCGTGGCCGCCCCGCCGGCGCACGCCGTCACACCGTGA
- a CDS encoding MFS transporter: MLPPVVPVGALFFLHAFVLSSWLTRLPDVLYTLGIDKATLGLALFAAPIGSVVAATFAGRLVDRHGSGRIAIASGIGVAAGIAVIATAPNWPVLAAALLVFGLINGGIEVAANTAADTVEKASGVHVMARCHGFWSLGFMAGALVAGGFAGLSIPYGVHLPIVGALGVAAYVGLIRLLPAPVWVPPAPAGGPVQEGPVFALPNRYTAGLCLMAVGVTLPEGSLYDWGTLFLREEVGASPFWSSVGYAGFMLAMAVGRFSGDAIRARVPAVTIVRVCATVSGIGLACFVSAPNFPLAAAALVLMGFGVSLIFPVAISAIATRPGASPANNMAALALAVMVSLLVAPPIIGIVAEGFGLVTAFAAMLPLIAMSVALAGEAAPRTTAKTLSTAGGPA, from the coding sequence GTGCTCCCCCCCGTCGTTCCCGTCGGCGCGCTGTTCTTCCTGCACGCCTTCGTCCTGTCGAGCTGGCTGACACGCCTGCCCGACGTGCTCTACACGCTCGGCATCGACAAGGCGACGCTCGGTCTCGCGCTGTTCGCCGCGCCGATCGGCTCGGTGGTCGCGGCCACCTTCGCCGGCCGACTGGTCGACCGCCACGGTTCGGGCAGGATCGCGATCGCCTCGGGCATCGGCGTCGCCGCCGGGATCGCCGTGATCGCGACGGCGCCGAACTGGCCGGTGCTCGCGGCCGCGCTCCTGGTGTTCGGGCTGATCAACGGCGGCATCGAAGTCGCCGCCAACACCGCCGCCGACACGGTGGAGAAGGCCTCCGGCGTCCACGTCATGGCGCGCTGCCACGGCTTCTGGAGCCTCGGCTTCATGGCCGGCGCGCTGGTGGCCGGCGGTTTCGCCGGGCTGTCGATCCCCTACGGCGTCCACCTGCCGATCGTCGGCGCTCTCGGCGTCGCCGCCTATGTCGGCCTGATCCGGCTGCTGCCGGCGCCGGTCTGGGTGCCGCCGGCGCCCGCCGGCGGGCCGGTGCAGGAGGGGCCGGTGTTCGCGCTGCCGAACCGCTACACCGCCGGGCTCTGCCTGATGGCGGTCGGCGTCACGCTGCCGGAAGGCTCGCTCTACGACTGGGGCACGCTGTTCCTGCGCGAGGAGGTCGGTGCCAGCCCGTTCTGGTCGTCGGTCGGCTACGCCGGCTTCATGTTGGCGATGGCGGTCGGCCGCTTCTCCGGCGACGCCATCCGCGCCCGCGTGCCGGCGGTCACCATCGTGCGCGTCTGCGCCACCGTGTCCGGCATCGGCCTCGCCTGCTTCGTGTCCGCGCCGAACTTCCCGCTGGCGGCGGCGGCGCTGGTGCTGATGGGCTTCGGGGTGTCGCTGATCTTCCCCGTCGCGATCTCCGCGATCGCGACCCGGCCCGGCGCCAGCCCGGCCAACAACATGGCGGCGCTGGCGCTCGCCGTGATGGTGTCGCTGCTGGTCGCACCGCCGATCATCGGCATCGTCGCCGAGGGCTTCGGCCTCGTCACCGCCTTCGCCGCGATGCTGCCGCTGATCGCGATGTCGGTCGCGCTCGCCGGCGAGGCCGCGCCGCGGACCACGGCGAAGACCCTTTCCACGGCGGGGGGACCGGCCTAG
- a CDS encoding quinone oxidoreductase family protein, translating into MVKVVRVHETGAPSVMRLEDAEVPAPGRGEALVRHTVIGVNFIDTYFRSGLYKAPTGLPFVPGSEAAGVVEAVGEGVTDVAVGDRVVYAGSVGAYAEKRVVATDRLVPIPDGIDDRTAAACLLKGMTVQYLVRRTFPVGPEHTVLFHAGAGGVGQIAGQWLKAIGCTSIATAGGPEKCRIAREAGFTHVIDYRSEDFVARVGELTGGAKCHVVYDSIGKDTFPASLDCLRPLGTFVSFGNASGAVPPFDMLLLSQKGGLYATRPTLFHYTATRADLLATAADLFAMIASGKVTIAIGQEFALYDVVKCHEALESRATTGSSILTV; encoded by the coding sequence ATGGTCAAGGTCGTACGTGTCCACGAAACCGGCGCCCCGTCGGTGATGCGCCTCGAGGACGCCGAGGTGCCGGCGCCGGGCCGCGGCGAGGCGCTGGTCCGCCACACCGTGATCGGCGTCAATTTCATCGACACCTACTTCCGCTCCGGCCTCTACAAGGCGCCGACGGGTCTGCCCTTCGTGCCGGGCTCGGAGGCCGCCGGTGTCGTCGAGGCGGTCGGGGAAGGCGTCACCGACGTCGCCGTCGGCGACCGCGTCGTCTACGCCGGCTCGGTCGGCGCCTACGCCGAGAAGCGCGTCGTCGCCACCGACCGGCTGGTGCCGATCCCGGACGGGATCGACGACCGCACCGCCGCCGCGTGCCTCCTCAAGGGCATGACGGTGCAGTATCTCGTCCGCCGCACCTTCCCGGTCGGTCCGGAGCACACCGTGCTGTTCCACGCCGGCGCCGGCGGCGTAGGGCAGATCGCCGGACAGTGGCTGAAGGCGATCGGCTGCACCTCGATCGCCACGGCCGGCGGGCCGGAGAAGTGCCGGATCGCCCGCGAAGCCGGCTTCACCCACGTGATCGACTACCGCTCGGAGGATTTCGTCGCCCGCGTCGGCGAACTCACCGGCGGGGCCAAGTGCCACGTCGTCTACGATTCGATCGGCAAGGACACCTTCCCGGCCTCGCTCGACTGCCTGCGTCCGCTCGGCACCTTCGTGTCCTTCGGCAACGCCTCCGGCGCGGTACCGCCGTTCGACATGTTGCTGCTCAGCCAGAAGGGCGGCCTCTACGCCACCCGCCCGACGCTGTTCCATTACACCGCCACGCGCGCCGACCTGCTCGCCACCGCCGCCGACCTGTTCGCGATGATCGCCTCGGGCAAGGTCACGATCGCGATCGGCCAGGAATTCGCGCTCTACGACGTCGTGAAGTGCCACGAGGCGCTCGAGTCGCGCGCGACCACCGGCTCGAGCATCCTCACGGTGTGA